A single window of Oncorhynchus keta strain PuntledgeMale-10-30-2019 chromosome 34, Oket_V2, whole genome shotgun sequence DNA harbors:
- the LOC118367303 gene encoding teashirt homolog 1-like has translation MPRRKQQEPRRSAAYSPEDEFKAGAVDEEHLQDDGLSLNGEDTAYLCNEGEDGGQPPSYRASPLSNGTNPDAGYGSPLSDASDRLTDFKSTSSRDGHEREEAPLPSGLNNGLSLRDSLAQMKAVYANLISDASWSSIAMDIMKATPATAGAIPTATSPTATTTHNNNHSENSNASSHHHNGRRSTATAYHHRSSGSSNGTAANSISSNSGTSSGGGGASNGGAVAYDWHQAALAKTLQHTPYQLLPEPSLFSTVQLYRQNNKLYGSVFTGASKFRCKDCSGAYDTLVGLTVHMNESGHYRDDNKDKEEERGKRWSKPRKRSLMEMEGKEDAQKVLKCMYCGHSFESLQDLSVHMIKTKHYQKVPLKEPVPALATKLMPSAKKRALQDALVSPCSPDSVHGSGGHMPQGDIGKDPKSTTNPYVTPNNRYGYQNGASYTWQFEARKAQILKCMECGSSHDTLQQLTAHMMVTGHFLKVTNSASKKGKQLVFDPVVEEKIQSIPLPPTTNRLPVPSVKSQPVSPALSCGSDEKREPEDERMEASEPGEKKIKEEMEEPGEKIEVNAGSYKYLTEEDLEEAPKGGLDILKSLENTVSSAISKAQTGTPQWGGGYPSIHAAYQLQGHMKHAALHSSVQSVQIQPVFNSGLRGLVTQDSSSVIHSPRSPASPPSRRSNVTAMEELVEKVTRKAVAAAVKKEEKLVSLDHHIHPSSLKSPSPVLKEQRDHHSAPNDFTVGKPLVRNSSPGNVESELVCKKEPKESLVDNHHSHSKNGPETRQSPITNGTNSLGIITDHSPERPFINPLSALQSIMNNHLGKASKPVSPAGDPLAMLYKISNSVMEKPAFNQTQAKQPEPINCYYQYESNDQPMDLRKSKNSNNNNSNNNNNSSTVSNSNSSINGNKPIMSSLSLSDISSPLRENALMDISDMVKNLTGRLTPKSSAPSSISEKSDADGSAFEDALDDLSPVQKRKGRQSNWNPQHLLILQAQFCSSLQETPEGRYAMTDLGPQERVHICKFTGLSMTTISHWLANVKYQLRRTGGTKFLKNMDSCQPVFLCGDCASQFRTASAYIGHLESHLGFSLKDLSKLSNEHLREQQAASKVITDKMTFGSTLASLTSPDDDTGSVYQCRLCNRTFVSKHAVKLHLSKTHGKSPEDHLVFVTALEKLEK, from the coding sequence CTTACTCGCCAGAGGACGAGTTTAAGGCAGGAGCAGTCGACGAGGAACACCTGCAGGATGACGGGCTGTCACTGAACGGGGAGGACACTGCGTACCTTTGCAacgagggagaggatggaggccAGCCGCCCAGCTACCGGGCCTCTCCACTCAGCAACGGCACCAACCCAGACGCTGGTTACGGCTCCCCGCTCAGTGATGCCAGCGACCGGCTCACGGACTTcaagagcacctcctccaggGATGGCCATGAGAGGGAGGAAGCCCCCCTCCCCTCTGGACTGAACAATGGCCTCTCCCTGAGGGACAGCCTGGCTCAGATGAAAGCTGTCTATGCAAACCTGATCTCAGATGCTTCCTGGTCCAGCATTGCCATGGACATCATGAAAGCCACACCGGCTACTGCTGGCGCCATCCCCACCGCCACCAGCCCCACCGCTACcaccacacacaacaacaaccacagtgAGAACAGCAATGCTAGCAGCCACCACCACAATGGGAGAAGAAGTACCGCCACCGCCTACCACCACAGAAGCAGTGGCAGCTCTAACGGCACCGCGGCTAACTCCATCAGTAGCAACAGTGGCACCAGCAGTGGCGGTGGCGGTGCTAGTAACGGTGGGGCTGTGGCCTATGACTGGCACCAGGCAGCCTTGGCTAAGACCCTCCAGCATACCCCTTACCAACTGCTGCCTGAGCCCAGCCTGTTCAGCACGGTGCAGCTCTACCGCCAGAACAACAAGCTCTACGGCTCAGTCTTCACCGGCGCCAGCAAGTTCCGCTGCAAAGACTGCAGCGGCGCCTACGACACGCTGGTGGGGCTCACGGTCCACATGAATGAGTCGGGCCACTACCGTGACGACAACAAGGACAAGGAGGAAGAGCGGGGCAAGCGCTGGTCCAAGCCCCGCAAGCGCTCCCTGATGGAGATGGAGGGCAAAGAGGACGCTCAGAAGGTGCTCAAGTGCATGTACTGCGGCCACTCCTTCGAGTCTCTGCAGGACCTGAGCGTTCACATGATCAAGACCAAGCATTATCAGAAAGTGCCTCTCAAAGAACCGGTGCCAGCCCTGGCCACTAAACTGATGCCCTCTGCCAAAAAAAGAGCCCTCCAGGACGCCCTGGTATCCCCATGCTCCCCAGACTCTGTACATGGTAGCGGTGGCCACATGCCCCAAGGGGACATTGGGAAAGACCCCAAGTCCACGACAAACCCCTATGTCACACCCAACAACCGCTACGGCTATCAGAACGGTGCCAGCTACACTTGGCAGTTCGAGGCTCGCAAGGCACAGATCCTGAAGTGCATGGAGTGCGGGAGCTCCCACGATACACTGCAGCAGCTGACTGCCCACATGATGGTCACGGGTCACTTCCTCAAGGTCACCAACTCTGCCTCAAAAAAGGGCAAGCAGCTAGTGTTTGACCCAGTGGTGGAGGAGAAGATCCAATCCATCCCTCTGCCACCCACCACCAACAGGCTTCCAGTCCCCAGTGTCAAATCTCAGCCTGTCTCCCCTGCACTCTCCTGCGGCTCTGACGAAAAGAGAGAACCGGAAGACGAGAGGATGGAGGCGAGCGAACCAGGGGAGAAAAAGATCAAAGAGGAGATGGAAGAGCCAGGTGAGAAGATTGAGGTGAACGCTGGGTCGTATAAGTATCTGACAGAGGAGGACCTGGAGGAGGCTCCTAAAGGAGGTTTGGACATCCTCAAGTCCCTGGAGAACACTGTGTCCAGTGCCATCAGCAAGGCCCAGACGGGCACGCCTCAGTGGGGTGGTGGCTACCCCAGCATCCACGCTGCTTACCAGCTCCAGGGCCACATGAAGCACGCAGCACTGCACTCCTCGGTCCAGAGTGTGCAGATTCAGCCGGTGTTCAACAGCGGGCTCCGCGGGCTGGTGACCCAGGACTCCAGCTCAGTTATCCACTCCCCCAGGAGCCCTGCATCTCCGCCCTCTCGCAGGAGCAATGTTACTGCCATGGAAGAGCTGGTGGAGAAGGTCACAAGGAaagctgttgctgctgctgtgaAGAAAGAGGAGAAGTTGGTCAGCTTGGACCaccacatccatccatcctccctcaagTCGCCGTCTCCTGTACTGAAAGAGCAGAGGGACCACCACTCAGCACCCAATGACTTCACCGTCGGGAAGCCCCTTGTGAGGAACAGCAGCCCTGGAAATGTAGAGTCAGAGCTGGTCTGCAAAAAGGAGCCCAAAGAGAGCCTGGTAGACAACCACCACAGCCATTCAAAGAACGGCCCAGAGACTCGCCAGTCACCCATCACCAACGGCACCAACAGCTTGGGCATCATCACCGATCACTCACCAGAGAGGCCTTTCATCAACCCCCTCAGCGCACTTCAGTCAATCATGAACAACCACCTGGGCAAGGCCTCCAAGCCCGTCAGCCCCGCGGGCGACCCCCTAGCCATGCTCTACAAGATCAGCAACAGCGTGATGGAGAAACCGGCCTTTAACCAGACTCAAGCCAAGCAACCCGAGCCCATCAACTGCTACTATCAATACGAGAGCAACGACCAGCCTATGGACCTGAGGAAGTCCaaaaacagcaacaacaacaacagcaacaacaacaacaacagcagcactgtcagcaacagcaacagcagcatAAATGGTAACAAACCCATAATGTcaagcctgtctctgtctgacatTTCTTCTCCTCTGAGAGAGAATGCTTTGATGGACATCTCAGACATGGTGAAGAACCTTACAGGCAGGCTGACACCCAAGTCCTCCGCCCCGTCATCCATCTCCGAGAAGTCGGACGCAGACGGCAGTGCGTTCGAGGATGCTCTGGATGACCTCTCCCCGGTCCAGAAGAGGAAAGGGCGGCAGTCCAACTGGAACCCCCAGCACCTCCTCATCCTCCAGGCTCAGTTCTGCTCTAGCCTGCAGGAGACCCCGGAGGGCCGCTACGCCATGACGGACCTCGGCCCCCAAGAGCGGGTTCACATCTGTAAGTTCACAGGCCTCTCCATGACCACCATCTCTCACTGGCTGGCCAACGTCAAGTACCAGCTCCGGCGGACTGGCGGGACCAAGTTCCTGAAGAACATGGACTCCTGCCAGCCTGTGTTCCTCTGCGGTGACTGTGCCTCGCAGTTCAGGACTGCGTCCGCCTACATCGGCCACCTGGAGTCTCACCTGGGCTTCAGCTTGAAGGACTTGTCCAAGCTGTCCAATGAGCACCTACGGGAGCAGCAGGCTGCCTCCAAAGTGATCACAGACAAAATGACTTTTGGCAGCACCCTGGCATCCCTGACCTCACCAGACGACGACACTGGCTCAGTTTACCAGTGCAGGCTTTGCAATCGGACATTCGTCAGCAAGCACGCGGTCAAACTGCACCTCAGTAAGACTCATGGCAAGTCACCAGAAGATCACCTGGTGTTCGTCACTGCTCTTGAGAAACTGGAGAAGTAG